AAGTCGGGACAGACTGACacctgcctttttaaaaaaataaaaaagacaacagaCCCTGAACCGCCCGCAGCTGTGGCGACAAAGTTCTGTGACCGTTGTTTTGAGTGTTTATCCGTCACTGCCGAGCTTAACGGCTGCATCGCATGCAATAAGGGATAAGAGCGCTATGTTAAGCACGTGTATTATAGAGCACAAGcccttttattttgtgaaatcccccccccgctgcccccctgcCACACCACCGCCTCCCTCCGCCCATCCATCCGATGTGTTGAACAGAAGCTTTCGTGCAGTGAGTGACGTGCGTTGTGTAATCAGTATCTGTGTATCGGCCCCTCGCCGTGGCACGCCTTatggagcgggaggaggggtcccacccccccgcccccacccatAGTAGCATTTATACagtttgaagggggggggggtattctaGTAACACGGGTGTGAGTAGTGGATTGTCTTGGGTTGCAGTGACAGCTGGAGAGGACAAACCCCCTCAATGTCTCTTTTATACAGggcctccctccctcaacctccctcccctcacccaTCGGTGTGTCTCTTAGCTCCAaacactcccccctcccctccctccctgcatgCAATATTGCGTTACCCTGTCATTAGCTCGTCCGTACTCAGCCACCTCAGTAGCGTGCGCCGCGCCTGTACGGCTCCTATTTATAGGTTTGTCTTTCGCTCTCCGCTGACGCTGATCAGCACGATTGTGGAGATCTTGGTTCAGCAGCTGCTTGTTGACACCGGGTCTttgtgagaaagaagaaaaacgttGGGAATTAAGCACACGTACTCCCCTGCAGCTGCCTGTGCgccgtgtttttttgttgcactgTACAGACTTGCATTCCTGATGCAAAATTCCCTCTGGGAGGCTGTGTCCACAAGCAGAGTAGTTCTTCAGCAGAAGTATGTGTGGATAcaatacacacgcacactgtgtgTTGTTCTTTTAAGAAAACTGCACCACCAGCCCCATAAAATGATCTGCTGCGGCTCACGTGTGTCTCAAGGAATCGCCATTTACCCCCCATCAGATGAGGTGGAAACGTTCTCCCAAACTGGAATAGTTTGGAGGGAAGTAGTCGTGACTTGTCAAATGGTTAGGAAACAATGTAGATGAACTCCCTGCCTCTCAGcggctaatgtgtgtgtgtgtgtgtgtgtgtgtgtgtgtgtgtgtgtctctcgccCTCAGTCCAGGATCAAGTTCCCCGTCGACTACCCGTACTCTCCACCTGCTTTTCGCTTCCTCACCAAAATGTGGCACCCCAACATCTATGAGGTAATTGTGACCAGTATAACATACAGGAGCTCGTCGTAACTTTTAtcaggacaggtgtgtgtgtgtgtgtgtgtgtgtgtgtggtaaatgactacatgttttttaaaagtaactGTAGTCGTGTTCGATCCCAGTTCAGTCTTGAGATTTAGTAACTAAAGGTGTTTGCGTCCTCAGAACGGGGATGTGTGCATCTCCATCCTGCACCCACCAGTAGACGACCCCCAGAGCGGAGAGCTGCCTTCAGAGCGGTGGAACCCCACCCAGAACGTCAGGTACCCCACGCGATGCTCTCCGCTCTGTCCTAGTTTCTGAATCGGCGACACAGACTAAAGTATTTTCCGGTGCTTTTTGAACATGCATATTTTAATGATCTATCTAACACCCGCCCCGTTTTGTCAAAtcatgtttttgtgcttttctgcTACTGTGAAAGATTGGCACCAAAATGTGTCGGAGGAGGTGTTGGTTGTGAGTGTTTGCAGGCCTCTTGTTTCCTGCTCGGCTCATAACtggcctcctccttctgctgcctCGCTGTTCAGCCCGTCAATACGGACCAAAGGCTCCCGCACGTGTTTGTGCAGCTTGTAGCCCGCTCAAACAAAATAACCGTCGAATGACGTTTAATGAACGCCTCCTGGAGCTCAATGTGACAAGATGACGGCGGAGACCGATGAATCTCACCCCGACCCCCTTGTGTCCTTTCTCGCCTTCCGTCCCCTGTCTCATCTTACCCCCCTGTGTCCTCTTCCTCTATTGCTCCCCGGTATTTTAATCTCTCCCCACTCCCAccgtctctcttcctctctcaggaCCATCCTGCTCAGCGTGATCTCTCTGCTCAACGAGCCCAACACCTTCTCCCCGGCGAACGTGGACGCCTCCGTCATGTACCGCAAGTGGAGGGACAGCAAGGGCAAGGACAGGGAATACATCGAGATCATCAGGTAGCGCCCGCGCAGCTCCCGCGTGCAACGCCACGTGGCGCACACGGTACtcatccgtctcctcctcctgtccctcGCAGGAAGCAGGTGGTGGCCACCAAAGCCGACGCAGAGCGGGACGGCGTCAAGGTTCCCATCACGTTGGACGAGTACTGCGTCCGCACCCAAGTCCCGCCCACAGACGACGGCTCCAACCTCCTATACGATGACTACTACGACGAACtcgaggacgacgaggacgaggacgacgaggacaaCGAGGACTGTTGCTACGACAACGACGACTCGGGCACTGAGGACTCCTGACCGTGCCTTCCCACGATGTCACCCCGTCCCtgaccagccccccccccgtcccccgtacacacacacacacacacacactagcgcacacacacacacgccacgcTCTTGTCATGGACTGaactttaacccccccccccccccacctccttaaCAATCATCCTCACTTATctcagcgccccccccacccttctccATCCCCATTCTGTGCAGTGAAAGAATGTGCACTAAAACCTGAtgcatcaaagaaaacaaagctacagttgtgtttgtttcttacatgtttcttttttattttttattagttgTTTGAGTAGAGGttacgcacacagacacacacagcaacacacagcaacacatcaATAATAGTACTCTCTTATCTGCTTCGGTTTGTCTGCACTGATAActggtttcacttttttttttttgtaactctCCGAGACCCGTTGCTCCCTTCCAGCTCAGAGTGAAACGAAGCCTGTCGGATGGCCCGGTGTCCCGTAGAACACGTGGCCGTGGTTTGGTGGCGCCTTTTCTCCACATGCGCGGCGCAGTGGAATGTAACGCCACGGGTCGGTGAGAGGACGATAGGCAGGGGGCGTCTGCAAAGGAAGCCAAataagcaaaaaataaataatgcacaatgttttttgttttttttcctcaaagccGACTCACTTCTGTCTCTGAGCcacgtgtggtgtgtgtgtgtgtgtgtgtgtgtgtgtgtgtcctcccatTTAGCGGGATGTTCGAGGCCCTGcctgagggagggggagtgtggggggggtgtttatgCTCACACCGTTTCAGGTGGGGATGCCGCGCAAACTCCGCCCTCCTGCTGGAAACAAACGTATTTATAGCACCACCTGTCAGATGTGTCCACGGTGTGCGTGAGAAAggtgtaaaacaacaacaacagcagcgtaAGTGAAGACTGGAATGTGGATCCCACATGCGTCCTCTCACTGCCTCCGTCGTACGGGTGCTACCAGCGGCCTGGACGCGCCGTGGTCGAGCAGCGATGCAGCCAGTGCGTGAACCTACTCGATATGCAGTGAAGCTGAGCCTCTCAGCGCTCCGATCTGAGCGCCCGGCCCCAGTTTTACAACCCGCGTGGGCTTAGAACCCAGACTCAGTCGGAGTCCGGCGCCGGTGtgtttgtctccgtctctcagCGGTTTGCTGtttgcgtcccccccccccccccctttttttttttttgaattgcAGCCATCTTGACTCACCTGAATCTATGAACCCTGTTGCCTCTGATGAGATGGGGTTGCGGTTTGAGTGGTTCAGCGGGACGAGGGGCGGCCTGCTCGCTGACGCAGAccggttttgtttttcagtccacgtgtttttttgttgatccGTTATAACTGTTGAGGGTCGTGTCCAGAGATCTACAGCTGTTGCATTGCGAATGGGCTGAggttttgtccattttttgggggggctgcTTTTGAGATTTTGATGTCCTCTGTGTAATTTCCCTTTTGTGGTGTGATGCAATGATTTCTATCTTTATATGTATTAAGTGCTATGaaatttgatgatgatgattgtttaaaaaaacgcaGGATTTGTTCATGGAAGAGAAACTAAATGTACCAATTTATGAAACGCAAACGACATCAGCGCAGAAAAGTTAAGCAGAAACAAATTGACGCGGCGCATCACGCAGTAATTGACCATCAAATcaatgtaaccccccccccctcccccgaaacCATCCcgctcctttttgttttgaattattAGGGTGAATGGGATTTAATTTGTCAAACTGCTGTTCATTTTATCGTCTCTCCTCCCCACTTCTCTGAGCTGATCGGTGATTGATCACTGACGGGCAAAACCCAACAGTTGATTACAAAAACCTACAAGAAcctcaggaaaaacaaaacatctacCAACCAACAAACAAATCCTTTCCAACTGAGTGAACTTCACCCCGGGGAGTTTCACTTATTGGCTTCAATGGACTGTTTACAATCTACCTTAATATGCACATGTGGATATTTGACGATCATGACGatgttaattgttttgttttttcttgtttgtattttttctttttttcttatggTTTGTAAATCTATTTAAAATCTGAAATAAAGATCTTTATTAGATATAGActgtttttttgtagttttttttttaaatatattaaattaagtttatttttagttaaggtCTCTGAACCTTTTCTGCTTTGTTTTATAGAAACTGAGAAGGCGTCGAGTGAAGGAAACTGGGGGGGACGAGCATCGACAGGTGAGACCTGCGTCCATTTCTTCACTTCTTTTTGTTGTACTGGGCCGAATGAGGAAAGTGCGTGATGAGACGTGCACGCAGCAGTCACCCGGCTGGGCTCAGAGGGTGGTGTTGACTTCAAAGGATTTCCTGATGCTTTCCTTTTTTGCATTCAATACAAGTGACGTTTCAGGGAGTTACTTTTCTAAACAGacatcccccccgcccccccatcttCTGTTCTCTAGAAAATGTAAAGACTTCCTGTACAGACCAGGTAAGACattcctgtgtgtttgtccatcgTGGCTTCTCTGGTGGATGTCGTTGCCGCTTTGCATGAAGTAAATGCCAATCATCCCCTTTGTGGTTAtgataaacattttatttatgtttgcaGTGCCACTAAGCATGTTGTTGAACGACGCGCGGAAGCTGCTGCCCTGTGATGCGTTACGTGCAACCCGAGACTGCACACGTCGGACCAGCAGTGAGGGCGCTGCAACGCGGACGAGTCACAACAATGGAGATAGGCCCGTCTCCCTGTGGCCTGATAGTCTATCAACATCATTTCATGTCACACTGACCTGTTTGTTAATATTGATGTGGCTCTACATGCATGACGGCTCCTGTAAGCAAACCCATTTCCCTTTTACTGGCCTCCATCCACAAACCCTGGAAGGGAGTAAATATGTGTTGGGGAACAACACTATAGATATATCAGCTACCTGAAACAGTAACTGTACTGTAACGTTTTTAATATTACGGTGGAAAGTGACAGCCACTTTTCTACATTGAATGGctattttctcttttcatacCCAAACAATTTCAAACACCCTGACCCCTTAGAGCACAGCCCCCACTATAGCATGTAGTTGTTGCATACCACGtttcttctgctttttaataaatacaaatgtatttcgCAGCAAGTCGCATATAAACTTAAAATCTGCTTCTGGTGTCCCACATATTCTCCTTTCTTGTATTTAGAGCGTTGTTGTTTTCCAGAAAGTAAGAAATATTCCTGCTACGGTTTCTTTTCTTACACTTTTGGGAATGAATTCGAATGAATTCGATTTTTGCCAGAAAGCGATGAGGAGGAGCTCATGTTATCTGCTCGGTATTTATTTTGTGACGACCTCTGGCCTGTAGAGGGCAGCAACagcttgcttttcttttttacattttagctgTGAGGACGACCACGAGTGTGATCGATTTAAGAGACAAAATAGTCTCTCAGATGACCATAactttatagtttttttttttcaaaagcagtcTAATaaagtttgtgttttgttttttcggcTCAAACTGTCattcttccatcaatgacccgAAGCCCTCGATGTGTCCCCGCCTTTGTTCTCCTGTAGAGGGCGCTGCCGTCCCCTACATTCGAGAGGAATACCAGCCATTTATTATGGATTCACTTACTCTTATCAAGGTTCCAAAGTATCCTCTTTTCCTTCCCACTTTTCTTATCACCCACTTCCAAAGACGCCATAACTCTCCTCAGTTTTACGGTTTTCTATTGCATTTTTTTCCAGGTGGAGTTGACCCACCGTTGGCTGTGATCTATGAAATGAAAATCCCCCCCCCATCGCTTGAAACTCCACTTTACCCGACAAATGCCTCTGCCGGCGTTTCAGGACCGTATGTGTTGGATCCTTTTGAGCTGCCGGGTCATCGCATCCGCCTCCCGTCACAGAGAGATTCCAGCTCCATGAGAATGCGTTCCCCGTGACGACGGGCCTGACCTTTTGCCCCGGCGTGTGTTCAATCCAAATGCCAGTTTCGGTGGACCAGAATGAGCCAGACGGCGAGATTATTCTGGCATTTGCAGAATTGCCCatccaccaccccccctcccgtggTGTCTATTCCCCCACACCGGAGCAAGCACAGCGCTGTGTTTAAACTGTGGGGTATGAAGCTGGAGCAGAGCCAGATGTTCCAACCCCTGGCCCTCTCTCAGACGggtgaccccctccccccccgttcCAGCTGGCAGCTTGGCTGCGGATCTCCAGGCtcgagccggggggggggttcgtagAACTCTGTGACCTGCAGAGGGCTGGACGTCCCGCGGAGGACAAGCAAACTGGGTGAACTGTAACAGACCggggtgagaggagaggaggagaacagtttgtggtggaggacagacagagaggtggaggtggggggggggtccatgtgTCAGGATCTGAGATGTCTCCAAGGCAACAGAAGTTGTGCAAAAGCGGGTTGGCAGGGAGCAGAAAGATGTATGGCAACACTAAGGGAGAGAGGGGTAAAAATGGACTCTGTGACGCTTGGACCATGATGAGTGACCAGTGTGTTAAGGGTTAAGAGtcaatgcacacgcacacacacgcacgcacacacactctggaggATACCTGGAGGTGAACCAAAGCTCCTGCAGAGCTCAGTCTTGACAGCATTGTTTCTGCGTACCAGACACAGCTTgtacctcctcttcttccaggAAGCAAATAAGCATTGAAGTGTCCATATCTGCATGGTGATGATTCCACAACGGGCTAAATATTTCAGAATGGCATAAGTATATGTTCACTCCTTTAAATATACTTTAATGGCAATACTATTGTACTTCTGCGTAAAGGCAGGACCTGTACCAGCAGTAAAGTATTTTACTTTCATATTGCGCTCGTATCCAGCTTCATACGTGTATTTTGGGTTTCATCTTGAGCATGTTTGTATACTGGTATTGACCCTCGGTCTGAAACCTGAATTCAATGGAATCCCGTTGCTGGGCAACAGCTTGGGTCCAGgttacttcctgtcagctgatgTCTTTGgattgaatgtttgtttttttactttcacaCTATAACGTTATTAAAATCTGCATAATCACAGAGAAGACACGACAAATCTTTTTACGTGAGTACTTTCTCCCACCTTCTGGTAGTTGGACCTTCACCCGTTTTTCCTCATGAGTTCAGCCGCTCCGAATCACTTGTTCACTTATGTTCTTTTCGAGGTTGTAATAGTCTCAAGAGTTCCTCACGTTTTCGGATCGACAGAGCTGTAGAGTCAGGCCCATTAGCGAGAGCAGAACAGACGCGTTAACCTTTTCCCGCGCTGCGCTGGTCTCAGACGCTGAAGATTCACAGGCGCTTGTATACTGATCTCATTATTCTGTAAAGGAAGTTGTTAAGAGGGTGAGCATGGAGTAACGTGGCATTACAATGTTCCTCAGCGGATATCGTTTCCATCTTAACAAACTTATTCCTCTCCATAAATGTTGAATAATCTTTGTTACTTAATATTCTCATGTAGTTTGTTGCAGACACAgcgacaataaaaaaaaaagaagctctaaTGCAAATCTTTAGTTTTTTACATCACTTTAGATGTTTCTTCAGAGTTTTAGTTAAATCTGTGGGAAATTCAGTCAGCCAGCTGACCCGGTCAGTTCTCCGTGAGTGTCTGGACAGCCGGAACTGCACAATTGCCCCTGatggattatttattttttgtactcCCTGAAACCTTTTAAAACATGTTGTCCCTCGACTAATGCGGCAGGTCGAGTGTCTGCAGGTCGCTGAGTGAGCGCCGCCGGACGGCGGATGGGGGCCTCTGCAATCTATATGGTAAGTGGCTCTTTTAACAGGATGATTACATCAGACAATGAACTCTGGGACGAGTTCAGAAGGCGAGCTGTGTAATTATCCTCAGCCAGAGCTGGAACAGCCGACCAGGTTTTACGCGCCGTGCCATCCGCCGCAGGTTGAGCCTTCACCTCCGGGTTGACTTCCATGAAACATGTTTATCCTCCTCTCGATCtggatttctgtgtgtgtatttgcacagGAGCGTGGGTATTTGCACGCTCCTTTTCTGCTGTTGTTTGAATGTCCTGACAGATGTTACACAAAGGTGATTCCttactgtttgtgtgtctgtgagcaggTTTCCGTACAGGCTGATGTCTGCGTGACGGAGTCGGACCGCGTCGTATCACTGTGCAACTCCACGTGCCGCGGTCACTTCAAAGGGAAAATGTGAATGTTTAAGTTGCAAAGACACAAGTATACAAAGTACAAGTGTGCTGCTGCATCAAGTGTGATAAAGGAGAGGACACATGCAAAACTCATTTTTAATTTAGGCCAGAATGCTCTGCTGTGTTGGAAACTGATAATAGAACTGAATGTTTACAATTACTGGTATACTGCATTTGCATAGTTATTATAACCCAATACGACATTTGAGTGTTCATCAACTTCAGCGTTAACTTTGGTTGTCAACTGGAAATGTTTGAGATTCCGTATTAATGCATTTCACTGGGTGCCGTGAAGTGTTAAGACGTGAATGATGAGTTCATTTCAAAGGCCTTGTAGTCCTTTTCGCATTGGGGTGAATTTGTGTCTGGAGGTTAAAATAAGATTGTTGAGTTGTTAGACATTCTTTACTGCCCCTCCTTGATGTTGTGGTCAGATGTGATTCAGTACAATGTGAGAGACATTATGTTTCGTTAGTTGTTGGTATGCTGAGCTTCTCTGATATCAGATTCGTGACTAACTGGGCTCAAAGAAAGCCGAGCTGACGCCTCTTCTGGGGCTTTTCCCTGTTTAAATCAGCCGTTTGTCGCCGGATACCAGCTCTCACAGCTgaaaatgtgtacatttctaAATCCCTCTCTGTCCACTCGATGCAGCAGCGTTGTTGGTTGATCTCTGACTGAGCATCGTCTGTTCCACACTCTGGTCCACCGTTTCGTGGCACTTGACTCAAAACCACGCAATCCGGATAAGTAAAGCGCTTTTCATGTCCTGCGGATCAATGAAGTCAGTGGGGGGCCCTTTTCTATCTGAGACTGACAAATTTGTTGCCATAGCAAAGTTTCCAAGGAGACAAACGAGCCCGTCGAAACCCAAAGACGGACAAGAAGAGACGTAGCTGTAAATTGGGATTAAACAACACGCTTCACTGTCTGCTCAGCTGTACTTTTTCAGGTCAAATAGTCACGTTTTACTCATATTCATGAGTAATGGTTTACTGACACACAAAAACCCTACTCTGTCATCTGTTCCCAGTTGAAATATTGATTTCAAAGTGTGTAATAAAGGCTGACCCGATAAGCTGCGAGCTGAGTAAAATCAATTAATTCAACTGCATCTCTGGGGAAAGATGAGCAAAGCAGGGTCTGGGTGCGGAGCAGTGACCCGGTGGCCGCGCGGGCATAAGGATTCCTCTGCTTCTGCTGATGTAACCAGTAACCAGTTGGTTGCACTGGTGAAAGAGTGGGACGCACGCTGATCTTATTGGTCAGCCGCAGACCTGTGCCGCCTATAAAGCGCCCGACAGGCGCTCCGGAGCAGCCGAGACCGTCTGAGGGCGCACAGCAGCGCCGCGGAGCGCACAGGCTTCCCCGCGGAGAAAGACACCTGTTACTGACGGAGCAAGTGGACAAAGACGACCGCGTGTGTCTCGGTGAGTAAACCGTCTGTACGTTTGTGCAGACAGGCGCCGGGTTTTAGCAACAGTCTACAAGTAGACGCAAGATTTTGGAGGTTTTGATGAACGGACCGGTGCGCAATTGGAGGAAGACTTGTACCACCTGTGGAATTAAATGTCCCAACTTTTGTTGAGAACTCGTGCATGCAACGTAAAAAAGCGGAAATATAATGTGCTATTAAATCATTAATTTCAGCAGTGTTCATGTAATTCAATTATCTGTGGTATTGTTTTATTCTGGCCGTTTTTTCCTCAACCTCGCCTCATATTTCTTTAACTAAACATGCAGAAAGCCCGAATTAAATGTGGATTTTCTTCTAACTGTAAATGCCCACAAAGGAGTAGCAAAAATGTACAATGTTATTACAATAGTGAACAAAGAACGTAACTTTAAATACATCTGTTGTCTTAAAATAATCTGCAAGAATAGTCGAATTCTGGTTATTAAGACTCGACATCCTTTCTTGTCGTGTAATAAGTCGAGTAAATTCAGTTCTTCAAACAAAACCTTTTGGAAGTTAAAGCAGTAACTCATAGATCCAAAAGTTGACCAGCAGCAATATCTCCTGATATAATCCGTTGCCATTTTAGTCTGCGTCATTAGAGCCAAAGGTGTTATTATTGTCCCTCCGCTCCCCGGGGAACCGTCCTCTGATCACTTACATCTCCCCACCTGTGTGCTGTTAATTCCAGACACCTGACTGCATCGGCTCCACACGCCCACACGTCCCACTGTCTGGTGGGACCATGTGGGTCCTGGATAAGATCCGCGGGACGGTGGAGACCGGCGTGCTGCGCCATGGGGACAACCGAGACAAGAAAGACGTCCCGTACAGCAACGTCCTCACCCCCGACAAGATCCCGGACTTTTTCATTCCCCCGAAGCTGGTCTGCGCCCCGCCGGAACCCGATGTCCCTAATCTCCCGCCCAAAGAGGGCCTGCAACCCTCCACTTCGGAGCTGACCGTCAACAGTGGGAAGAAGATCAGCAGCCCGAGAAGTCCACGCCTGGTGGCGAAGATCGCGGGAGACACCAAGAACCTGCTGAGAGCGGCGAACCGCCACATCATACAGATAGAGAGTGCGGATGATGTCGGAGACACCAACGCAGACCCCCAGTCGCAGACGGCAATGTCCCTGCCTTATGTGCCCAAGACTCAAACCCCTTACGGCTTTGCGACCTTGAAGGAAAGCCCACACACTCGCCGCAAGGAGTCCCTTTTCCACTGCGAGCTTAGCAGTCCCATCACCTCCCCAAACACCCAGAGGAAGACCCACGGGCGAGGCGGCGAGGGGGGAAACCACCTGAACCCGGCGGACTGCAACACCTCGCACATGAATCCCTACCGGTACTTCAGCGGTGGGGAAAGCGACACGTGCTCCTCAGCCgagtcctcccccttcagctcCCCCTTGCTCTCCCGCTCCGCCTCCCTGCTCAAGATCTTCACCCACGAGACGCAGGCCAAGGTCGTGAAGGCCAAGCGGTCGTTCGCCCGCCACAGCTCCCTCTCCACCGACGAGTGCAGCTCGGCCGAGCCCAGCCCCAACGTCCAGCGGCGGCTCAACGTGCCCTCCCTCCACGGCGCCGGGGGGTCGGACCACGGGCTCCATCGGGAGCACACCATCAACCTGCACAAAGGCGGGTCGCTGAGGATCAGCGCCAACTACGACTCCGGCACCTCGCGCCTGCTCATCCGCGTCCTGGTGGCGGAGAGTCTTTACGACAAGCACTTTGACATCAAGAGCATCAACTGCTGCGTCTCCGTCTACCTGAACCCGGgcaagcagcagaagcaaaggAGCAACATCATCAAGAACAGCCGCAAGCCGGTCTTCAACGAGGACTTCTTCTTTGACTCGATCGGTTCGGTCCAAGTGAAGAACCTGCTCGTGAAGTTCAAGGTGGTGAACAAAGGCACCAGCCTGAAGAGGGACAACCTCCTGGGAGAGCGGGAGGTGCCTCTTACGAAGCTGCTCTCGGGAGTTTGAAGCCACGGCACCTGGGGGGTGTCAAAGAAGGGTAAAAGAGACCACACTGATTGAAACTTAAATTAGAAGTTTTTGCTGGTTCcttttttaaacttatttttcttttaattcaaatgaaaaaaaagacgttGACAGAGAAGGAAGAGGTGGTGGAAAAACATCCCCGAAAGGAAAGTGGAGGCTTTCTTCTGAGATCTGAAAAGACTGCATCAGAAAATAAAGCTCCTGATGTTCGCGGACGAATCATTTCTGGTGGCCCCAATTCTACGCCCCCAATAATGAATGCTCATTAAACCAAGCCGGCTGCGATGGCAACAGATTCGTTTGACACATGAAAGGGTTTCTTCTTCTGGACACATCTCCCGCGCCAACTTCCTCAGCCAGGTCTGGTTCAAAGGTTGCGCGACACCTGTTCACCAGTCGCCATCGCTCTCCCTGCCTGCGCGGTGTTTGTCACGTGTGCCGTGGTTTTCAATTATTGTAATGTGACACAAAATCCATCGCAGCGCAGGACGGGATTCTGCATTGTAGCTACACCGTGTGTTCAGCACAAAGATGCTTTTGTGAATCGAAGCTTTTGAAGTGCTGCTACATCCTGATGTGCAAATGACCCTTTGATCCCCGTTGCCATGGCCCACCTCCAACTGGGGAAGGCGAGGGACACACGGAGCAGCCACAATGGTCACATTTACATGCACATAGAAGATTGAATTGTAATGCAAAGCCCTATGATTGCCATATACTGATGATGTCGGTCTAGCATCGTCAGACTGGTAGACGTTCATATTAACCGTGAACCGTATATATATGTGCTGCAAAGTCTCTAATTGTGCCTGTAGTTGAGTAAAATGTAGCTTGACGGCGACAAGTGCCACGTGGAGTTTTCGAGTATGCGTTGTGTCGATCCCTGAGATCTAACCACTGCGTTGAGGGCATATCCTTTCCCATAAAACCACTTAGAATTTTGTCTGTCTGGTCACTTCGGACTGAT
This Gasterosteus aculeatus chromosome 8, fGasAcu3.hap1.1, whole genome shotgun sequence DNA region includes the following protein-coding sequences:
- the cdc34a gene encoding cell division cycle 34 homolog a, yielding MAQHGHHVASSQKALMLEMKSLQDEPVEGFKITLVDESDMYNWEVAIFGPPNTHYEGGYFKSRIKFPVDYPYSPPAFRFLTKMWHPNIYENGDVCISILHPPVDDPQSGELPSERWNPTQNVRTILLSVISLLNEPNTFSPANVDASVMYRKWRDSKGKDREYIEIIRKQVVATKADAERDGVKVPITLDEYCVRTQVPPTDDGSNLLYDDYYDELEDDEDEDDEDNEDCCYDNDDSGTEDS
- the LOC120823647 gene encoding C2 calcium-dependent domain-containing protein 4C, with translation MWVLDKIRGTVETGVLRHGDNRDKKDVPYSNVLTPDKIPDFFIPPKLVCAPPEPDVPNLPPKEGLQPSTSELTVNSGKKISSPRSPRLVAKIAGDTKNLLRAANRHIIQIESADDVGDTNADPQSQTAMSLPYVPKTQTPYGFATLKESPHTRRKESLFHCELSSPITSPNTQRKTHGRGGEGGNHLNPADCNTSHMNPYRYFSGGESDTCSSAESSPFSSPLLSRSASLLKIFTHETQAKVVKAKRSFARHSSLSTDECSSAEPSPNVQRRLNVPSLHGAGGSDHGLHREHTINLHKGGSLRISANYDSGTSRLLIRVLVAESLYDKHFDIKSINCCVSVYLNPGKQQKQRSNIIKNSRKPVFNEDFFFDSIGSVQVKNLLVKFKVVNKGTSLKRDNLLGEREVPLTKLLSGV